A window of Pyrobaculum aerophilum str. IM2 contains these coding sequences:
- a CDS encoding helix-turn-helix transcriptional regulator, translated as MRLVVLIALAVITTFLLDYVHVKIMCPFCPFPSPMLPVFALLTILTVAIFYFFLYGFKPVKTQPQGLYFIIANLLREPERSIYIKVYEKGGEAQLSEVAKELGLRKLRAWRAAQRLAEKKLVVLDKKAGRLVVRLRPLEELSVQPINRQNYKRDKQNE; from the coding sequence GTGAGACTCGTCGTTTTAATAGCACTGGCGGTTATCACAACGTTTTTACTGGATTATGTACACGTCAAGATCATGTGCCCATTTTGCCCATTTCCATCGCCCATGCTACCCGTATTTGCCCTTCTGACTATTCTTACGGTTGCTATATTCTACTTTTTCCTATACGGATTTAAACCTGTCAAGACGCAACCCCAGGGATTGTACTTTATAATCGCTAACTTGTTAAGGGAACCCGAGCGGTCTATTTACATAAAGGTGTATGAAAAGGGGGGCGAGGCCCAACTTTCAGAGGTGGCTAAAGAGCTTGGCTTAAGAAAACTAAGAGCTTGGAGGGCCGCCCAAAGGCTGGCGGAGAAAAAACTCGTGGTTTTAGATAAAAAAGCTGGTAGGTTAGTGGTGAGGCTGAGGCCCCTTGAAGAGCTGTCTGTACAACCAATAAACCGCCAGAATTATAAACGCGATAAACAGAACGAATAG
- a CDS encoding peroxiredoxin: MVLKVGDKAPDFELLNEELKPVRLSEVLKRGRPVVLLFFPGAFTSVCTKELCTFRDKMALLNKANAEVLAISVDSPFALKAFKDANRLNFPLLSDYNRIVIGMYDVVQANLLGLPLYHLAKRAVYIIDPTGTIRYVWYSDDPRDEPPYDEVIKEAEKIGAQK, from the coding sequence ATGGTCCTGAAAGTGGGTGACAAGGCGCCAGACTTCGAATTGCTAAACGAGGAGTTAAAGCCCGTGAGGCTTTCTGAGGTATTAAAACGTGGGAGGCCAGTAGTGCTTCTGTTCTTCCCAGGCGCGTTTACCTCTGTCTGCACCAAGGAGCTGTGTACATTTAGAGATAAAATGGCGCTTTTAAACAAGGCCAACGCCGAGGTTTTAGCCATATCGGTAGACAGCCCCTTCGCGCTAAAAGCGTTTAAAGACGCCAACAGACTCAACTTCCCGCTTCTGTCAGACTACAACCGTATTGTTATAGGCATGTACGACGTGGTTCAAGCCAACCTCCTCGGCCTGCCGCTTTACCATCTGGCGAAAAGAGCTGTGTATATTATAGACCCCACCGGCACTATCAGATACGTGTGGTACAGCGACGATCCGCGCGACGAGCCTCCATACGATGAGGTTATAAAAGAGGCTGAGAAAATAGGCGCTCAGAAATAA
- a CDS encoding sulfurtransferase, translating into MAEVIVSTEWVQQNLNNPKVRIVEVDYDPTTAYDAWHVPNAILIAWKELRHPVRRDFIEPADFERLMSEKGISNDHTVVLYGDFNNWFATYAFWLFQAYGHEDVRIMDGGRTAWAKEGRPTSREKPSFPKTQYKVRRVDWGSRRAYLWEVMQKVLHGEVKKNVILVDVRSPAEYRGEITAPPEYANEQTQVGGHIPGAINIPWGQAVDPETGKFKPPEVLRRLYESAGVTPDKEIITYCRIGERAAHTWFVLKYILKYPAVRVYDGSWAEWGNLVGAPVEK; encoded by the coding sequence ATGGCTGAAGTAATAGTGTCAACCGAATGGGTCCAGCAGAACTTAAACAATCCCAAGGTTAGGATTGTAGAAGTGGATTACGACCCCACCACTGCTTACGACGCGTGGCACGTCCCAAACGCCATTTTAATAGCGTGGAAAGAATTGCGCCATCCCGTGCGGAGGGATTTCATAGAGCCTGCCGATTTCGAAAGGCTTATGTCTGAGAAGGGCATTTCCAACGACCACACAGTGGTCTTATACGGCGATTTTAACAACTGGTTTGCCACATACGCCTTCTGGCTTTTCCAGGCCTACGGCCATGAAGATGTGAGGATTATGGACGGGGGGAGAACTGCGTGGGCTAAAGAGGGCAGGCCCACGTCTAGAGAAAAGCCGAGCTTCCCCAAGACGCAGTACAAGGTTAGGCGAGTGGACTGGGGCTCTAGGAGGGCCTATCTTTGGGAAGTAATGCAAAAAGTACTACACGGCGAAGTTAAGAAAAACGTAATTCTCGTCGACGTTAGAAGCCCGGCGGAGTACAGAGGCGAGATAACTGCGCCTCCTGAGTACGCCAACGAGCAGACTCAAGTGGGAGGCCACATACCCGGGGCAATTAACATCCCCTGGGGCCAGGCCGTGGATCCAGAGACGGGCAAGTTCAAACCGCCCGAGGTGTTAAGGCGCCTATACGAATCGGCCGGCGTGACGCCCGACAAGGAGATTATAACATATTGCAGAATAGGGGAGAGGGCCGCCCACACTTGGTTTGTGCTTAAATACATTTTGAAATACCCAGCAGTGAGGGTATACGACGGCTCTTGGGCCGAGTGGGGCAATTTAGTGGGCGCCCCAGTGGAAAAATAA
- a CDS encoding 2-oxoacid:ferredoxin oxidoreductase subunit alpha yields the protein MEFRFVLGGPQGGGLETAAEVLSAAFAREGYGVFIDREYFSNIKGRHSYLHGTVRADGHPRYLDYPVNLVSGLDAETVFTHFADLQPGGYLVYNSDDDDVLFTSIPSIEAELKERLAHTFKEAGVDGSVKSVANFLRNNGVRVIPISYGDLLEEAKSRIPIRPGQLSRYLSAIVVGFVAALAGISPDSLDFALKRRFGEGEIYQHNKVVAELAGSKIPERGALRPGEPSLQGGVLLATGNEVVGMAKIVAGVRFQSYYPITPAADESFFLEGHENLETGPLVVLQTEDEIAAITTAIGAALAGARAATATSGPGFDLMVEGLGWAGMNEVPVVITYYQRGGPSTGLPTRGSQSDLLSAVFASHGEFPRLVMASGDHEEAFQDVIDAFNYAERYQTPVIHLLDKFTANTVATMPLPDVERLKIDRGLWAPRGVKNYKRFELNGPISPRSALGENVMWYTGDEHDEYGHITEDPVMRRRMYEKRMAKLKLAEEEIPEGRRYAVYGSDSPKVLLVGWGLVKGAALKPLERLEGEGVRAAYFHIRMFLPFPKEALRKYVEEAEVAVAVEHSYSSQAALLASMLAGVRIDRHILKYTGRPIYVGELVEGVRRVLKGESRVVLDYGH from the coding sequence ATGGAGTTTAGGTTTGTTCTAGGAGGGCCGCAGGGAGGCGGGCTCGAGACGGCGGCGGAGGTTCTCTCGGCGGCATTCGCGAGGGAGGGCTATGGCGTGTTTATAGACAGGGAGTATTTCTCAAACATCAAAGGGAGGCACAGCTATTTACACGGGACAGTGAGAGCCGACGGGCACCCAAGATATCTGGACTACCCCGTGAATTTAGTTAGCGGCTTAGACGCAGAGACTGTTTTCACCCACTTCGCCGATCTCCAGCCGGGGGGCTATCTAGTTTACAACAGCGATGACGACGACGTGCTCTTCACATCTATCCCCAGCATTGAGGCCGAGCTAAAAGAGAGGCTTGCCCATACGTTCAAAGAGGCGGGCGTGGACGGGTCGGTGAAGTCTGTGGCGAATTTCCTTAGGAATAACGGCGTGCGCGTTATTCCCATAAGCTACGGAGATCTGTTGGAGGAGGCCAAGTCGAGAATTCCCATAAGGCCCGGCCAGCTGAGCAGATATTTAAGCGCGATAGTGGTGGGATTCGTCGCCGCGCTCGCGGGAATTAGTCCCGACAGCCTAGATTTCGCGTTGAAAAGGAGGTTTGGAGAGGGCGAAATATACCAACACAATAAAGTCGTCGCGGAGCTTGCGGGTTCTAAAATACCCGAGAGAGGGGCCCTACGCCCCGGCGAGCCGTCTTTACAAGGGGGGGTTCTCTTGGCCACGGGCAACGAGGTGGTGGGCATGGCTAAAATTGTGGCCGGGGTTAGATTTCAGAGCTACTACCCCATAACCCCTGCTGCTGACGAGAGCTTCTTCTTGGAGGGCCACGAGAATTTAGAGACTGGGCCGCTGGTGGTGTTACAGACCGAAGACGAGATAGCGGCTATAACCACAGCTATTGGCGCCGCCCTCGCCGGCGCTAGAGCGGCCACGGCCACCAGCGGCCCCGGCTTCGACTTAATGGTGGAGGGGCTGGGATGGGCCGGGATGAACGAGGTGCCCGTGGTGATAACTTATTACCAGAGGGGCGGCCCCAGCACTGGCTTGCCCACTAGGGGATCTCAAAGCGATTTGTTGTCGGCAGTTTTCGCGTCCCACGGGGAGTTCCCGAGGCTGGTCATGGCCTCAGGCGATCACGAAGAGGCTTTTCAAGACGTAATAGACGCCTTTAATTACGCCGAGAGGTACCAAACCCCCGTCATCCACCTCCTTGATAAATTCACCGCCAATACGGTGGCCACCATGCCTCTGCCCGATGTGGAGAGGCTGAAAATAGACCGCGGCTTGTGGGCTCCTAGAGGCGTGAAGAACTATAAGAGGTTTGAGCTAAACGGCCCGATATCTCCCCGGTCCGCCCTTGGGGAGAACGTAATGTGGTACACCGGCGATGAACACGACGAGTACGGCCACATCACGGAGGACCCCGTCATGAGGAGGAGGATGTATGAGAAGAGAATGGCTAAGCTTAAACTCGCCGAGGAGGAGATCCCGGAGGGGAGGAGATATGCAGTATACGGCTCAGACAGTCCTAAGGTCCTTTTAGTGGGGTGGGGCTTAGTGAAGGGCGCGGCGCTTAAGCCCTTGGAGAGGCTAGAGGGGGAGGGGGTGAGGGCCGCGTATTTTCACATAAGGATGTTCCTCCCGTTTCCAAAAGAGGCCTTGAGGAAATACGTGGAGGAGGCCGAGGTGGCTGTCGCCGTGGAGCACAGTTATTCATCACAAGCCGCCCTCCTCGCCTCGATGTTAGCTGGCGTGAGAATAGATAGGCATATATTGAAATACACCGGTAGGCCGATATACGTGGGGGAGCTGGTGGAGGGGGTGAGGAGGGTTTTAAAAGGAGAATCGAGGGTGGTACTGGACTATGGCCACTGA
- the sdx gene encoding sulredoxin, translating to MWRRTISAAALQKAGSAAVKIDVKTEAGVESKVVFMAYVEGRLYAIDAVCTHAKCILGILDPANLTVKCPCHHAVFDLRTGAMLEPPYVAPNAPKEKMGVRTYPIRENEGWIEVEV from the coding sequence ATGTGGAGGAGGACTATCTCGGCGGCGGCGTTGCAAAAGGCCGGCTCCGCCGCGGTTAAAATAGACGTCAAGACTGAGGCCGGGGTTGAGTCTAAAGTCGTGTTCATGGCGTATGTGGAGGGGAGGCTGTATGCCATAGACGCCGTGTGTACACACGCCAAGTGTATTCTGGGAATTCTCGATCCGGCCAATCTCACAGTCAAGTGCCCGTGCCACCACGCCGTGTTTGACTTAAGGACAGGCGCAATGTTAGAGCCTCCCTACGTGGCGCCTAACGCGCCTAAGGAAAAAATGGGGGTGAGGACCTATCCCATCAGAGAAAACGAGGGGTGGATAGAGGTGGAGGTGTGA
- a CDS encoding selenium-binding family protein: MAKLKPDPTFYPTPRDAMRAPPEDIAYVAALYVGTGVNAPDFLAVVDVDPKSPTYGKVIYKLDLPYIGDELHHFGWNACSSAYCPNAKPFLERRYLIVPALRSSRIYIVDTKPDKRRPAVAKIVEPEVAVGRTGYTKYHTVHCGPDAIYISALGGPDGREGPGGIFLLDHDTFEPIGRWEVYRGPQYFAYDFWWNLPSGVMITSEWTVPRCFEEGFSLECLKEGAYGNKLHVWDLAKRRHLYAIDLGQEHRMVLEVRPLHDPTKLMGFVNVVLNTKDLSSSIWLWFYEDGKWQAERVIDIEAQPFEGPLPPVLKDFKMVPPLVTDIDISLDDRFLYVSLWGLGELRQYDITNPHQPRLAGRVKIGGLYHREPHPSGAEATGAPQMISVSRDGRRVYITNSLYSSWNNQFYPGLRGWMAKVNVNPEGGLELEKEFFVDFGRARAHQVRLWGGDASTDSFCYP, from the coding sequence ATGGCTAAACTCAAGCCGGATCCCACTTTCTACCCAACGCCTAGAGACGCCATGCGCGCCCCTCCTGAGGATATTGCCTATGTAGCGGCTTTATATGTGGGTACTGGCGTGAATGCGCCGGACTTCCTCGCGGTAGTTGACGTTGATCCCAAATCCCCCACATACGGCAAGGTTATCTACAAGCTGGATTTGCCCTATATAGGCGACGAGCTACACCACTTCGGCTGGAATGCCTGTTCCTCTGCCTACTGCCCAAACGCCAAGCCGTTTTTAGAAAGGCGGTATTTAATCGTCCCCGCGCTTAGATCTTCGCGAATTTATATCGTAGATACCAAGCCCGATAAGAGGAGGCCCGCTGTGGCTAAAATCGTTGAGCCGGAGGTAGCCGTGGGGAGGACCGGCTATACGAAATACCATACTGTTCACTGCGGCCCAGACGCCATATACATCTCGGCGTTAGGAGGCCCCGACGGCAGGGAGGGGCCGGGCGGAATATTCCTACTGGATCACGACACTTTTGAGCCAATAGGCAGGTGGGAGGTCTACAGAGGCCCTCAGTATTTCGCCTACGACTTCTGGTGGAATCTTCCCAGCGGCGTTATGATTACAAGCGAGTGGACCGTGCCGAGGTGTTTTGAGGAAGGCTTTAGTTTAGAGTGCTTAAAAGAAGGCGCCTACGGGAATAAGCTTCATGTATGGGACTTGGCAAAGAGAAGGCATTTATACGCCATAGATCTCGGCCAGGAGCACAGAATGGTGTTAGAGGTTAGGCCTCTCCACGATCCCACTAAACTAATGGGCTTTGTAAACGTAGTGCTTAACACTAAAGATCTGTCCAGTTCCATATGGCTCTGGTTTTATGAAGATGGGAAGTGGCAGGCGGAGAGGGTAATTGACATTGAGGCACAGCCTTTTGAGGGACCTCTGCCGCCTGTGTTAAAAGATTTTAAAATGGTCCCGCCGCTTGTCACAGATATAGACATATCCCTCGACGACCGCTTCCTATACGTCTCTCTGTGGGGGCTTGGGGAGCTTAGACAATACGACATTACAAACCCGCACCAGCCTAGGCTGGCAGGCAGGGTGAAAATCGGCGGCTTGTATCACAGAGAGCCGCACCCCTCGGGGGCCGAGGCCACGGGGGCGCCGCAGATGATCTCAGTGAGTAGAGACGGGAGGAGGGTCTACATCACTAACAGTCTTTACAGCAGTTGGAATAACCAGTTCTACCCAGGCCTCAGGGGCTGGATGGCAAAAGTAAACGTAAATCCCGAGGGGGGTTTAGAGTTAGAAAAGGAGTTTTTCGTGGACTTCGGCAGGGCCAGGGCCCACCAAGTGAGGCTTTGGGGCGGCGACGCCTCCACCGACAGCTTCTGCTACCCATAA
- a CDS encoding 2-oxoacid:ferredoxin oxidoreductase subunit beta, with the protein MATEIKPEHFRPPIWNDWCPGCGDFGILSAMYQAFAELKLKPLDLVVVSGIGCSGKTPHYINAGGVHTLHGRALPFAQGIKIANPNLTVVVNVGDGDLLGIGSAHFVAMGRRNIDIVVIMHNNTVYGLTKGQASPTLRLGEQPKSLPKPNIQSAVNPIALALASGYTFVARGYAARVPHLKELIKQAILHKGSAFIDVLQPCVTFDNIHTYDYYNKRVYDVQEEDKWDPVADTPEKRWEKLKGALQYAYADGERIPIGVFYVDKTVPPFEERLLSRMPKYLEAPPALQKIEENGAPAINQNVFKQLFKRNIIEIGKR; encoded by the coding sequence ATGGCCACTGAGATCAAGCCAGAGCACTTCCGCCCGCCTATTTGGAACGACTGGTGCCCCGGCTGCGGGGATTTCGGCATATTATCAGCCATGTACCAAGCCTTCGCGGAGCTGAAGCTCAAGCCGCTAGACCTCGTGGTGGTCTCCGGCATTGGGTGCTCCGGCAAGACGCCCCATTATATAAACGCCGGCGGGGTGCACACTCTTCACGGCAGGGCCCTGCCCTTTGCCCAGGGGATAAAAATAGCCAACCCCAACCTGACGGTAGTGGTGAATGTTGGCGATGGAGATCTGCTAGGCATAGGCTCCGCGCATTTCGTGGCCATGGGGAGGCGGAATATAGACATCGTCGTGATAATGCATAACAACACGGTGTACGGCCTCACAAAAGGGCAGGCGTCCCCCACCTTGAGGCTGGGGGAACAGCCCAAATCCCTCCCAAAGCCTAACATACAGAGCGCGGTTAACCCCATCGCCCTGGCCCTCGCCTCGGGCTATACCTTCGTCGCGAGGGGCTACGCCGCGAGGGTACCCCACTTAAAAGAGCTTATTAAACAAGCAATTCTGCACAAGGGTTCAGCCTTTATAGACGTCTTGCAACCGTGTGTTACCTTTGACAATATCCACACTTACGATTACTATAACAAAAGAGTATATGACGTACAGGAGGAGGATAAGTGGGACCCAGTGGCTGACACGCCGGAGAAACGGTGGGAGAAATTAAAAGGAGCGTTGCAGTACGCCTACGCTGATGGGGAAAGAATACCTATAGGCGTCTTTTATGTAGATAAAACAGTGCCCCCATTTGAAGAGAGGCTTTTAAGCCGCATGCCCAAGTATTTAGAGGCGCCCCCGGCGCTTCAAAAAATTGAGGAAAATGGGGCGCCTGCGATAAATCAAAACGTCTTTAAACAGCTATTTAAAAGAAATATAATAGAAATAGGAAAGAGGTGA
- a CDS encoding class II fumarate hydratase yields MYYVAKASQLFIESGTKFQRDIIWAMGVMKFAAARANAELGLLSWEKAYAIMDVAREIMEGLHDGRIVVDVFQTGSGTGLNINVNEVIAQRALEKFGISLHPNDDVNLGQSSNDVVPTAIRLAVIKAWSDKLRPKLIKLIDALGAKAEEFKTVVKAGRTHLRDALPVTFGQELSGYRDAFARNLKALESLGEFVKEVPIGGTAVGTGVNTHPSFGERVVEIINAETGLAIKRGNPFTEMKLLTDILLFSGGLRALAVDLLRLCQDLRLMFSGPYTGLGEIELPSQEEVPGSSAMPGKTNPVTLEATMQAVVYVLGLDETVKWAASLGEFELAMGIPVAGWATVREVEVLAEALGKITDLVILNMKPKVDIMKSYAERSAALITLLAPIMGYDKAREVAGRSIRDVLREMGLDESEIEKLLDPANLTTPGFKVRRRHKNGSQS; encoded by the coding sequence GTGTATTACGTCGCAAAAGCCAGCCAGCTTTTTATAGAGAGCGGGACGAAATTCCAACGCGATATAATATGGGCAATGGGCGTCATGAAATTCGCCGCGGCCAGGGCAAACGCCGAATTAGGCTTGTTGAGCTGGGAGAAGGCGTATGCAATTATGGATGTGGCGAGGGAGATTATGGAGGGGCTTCACGACGGGCGTATTGTCGTAGACGTCTTCCAGACGGGATCTGGCACGGGGCTTAACATAAATGTAAACGAGGTAATTGCGCAGAGGGCTTTGGAGAAATTCGGCATCTCCCTCCACCCCAATGACGACGTAAATCTCGGCCAGTCCTCAAATGACGTAGTGCCAACTGCCATAAGGCTCGCGGTGATTAAGGCATGGAGCGATAAACTGAGGCCAAAGCTAATTAAGTTAATTGACGCGTTAGGCGCCAAGGCGGAGGAGTTTAAGACTGTTGTGAAGGCGGGGCGGACGCATTTAAGAGACGCCTTGCCCGTCACCTTCGGCCAAGAGCTCTCAGGATACCGCGACGCTTTCGCCAGAAATCTCAAGGCCCTTGAGTCTTTGGGGGAGTTTGTAAAGGAGGTGCCAATAGGCGGCACTGCGGTGGGAACTGGCGTGAACACGCACCCCTCCTTCGGGGAGAGGGTTGTGGAGATTATAAACGCCGAGACGGGCTTGGCGATAAAGAGGGGAAACCCCTTTACTGAAATGAAGCTTTTGACAGATATCCTCCTCTTCTCCGGCGGCTTGAGGGCGCTGGCTGTGGATCTGTTACGGCTCTGCCAAGACTTAAGGCTTATGTTCTCCGGGCCTTACACAGGCTTGGGGGAGATCGAACTGCCCTCGCAAGAGGAGGTGCCCGGCTCTAGCGCCATGCCGGGCAAGACTAATCCCGTCACGCTTGAGGCTACAATGCAAGCCGTTGTTTACGTGCTGGGGCTTGACGAAACAGTGAAATGGGCCGCGTCGCTTGGGGAGTTCGAGCTGGCCATGGGGATACCTGTGGCCGGCTGGGCCACGGTAAGGGAGGTGGAGGTGCTGGCCGAGGCTTTGGGGAAAATTACTGATCTCGTGATTCTGAATATGAAGCCTAAAGTGGACATCATGAAGAGTTACGCCGAGAGATCCGCGGCGCTAATCACTTTACTCGCGCCGATAATGGGGTACGACAAGGCCAGGGAGGTGGCGGGGAGATCAATTAGAGATGTGTTGAGAGAAATGGGATTAGACGAGTCAGAAATTGAAAAATTGCTTGATCCCGCGAATTTGACTACTCCAGGTTTTAAGGTTAGGCGACGGCATAAAAACGGCTCTCAGAGCTAA
- a CDS encoding NAD(P)/FAD-dependent oxidoreductase, with translation MKLDLRRITLAQDVLEAVGSQLLDVIIVGGGPAGLAAAMYATRFGLNTLIITEDVGGQLTKAGLIEDYLGFRSVQGPELARVFESHVRKYGVSILLDKVEDIRRDGGSFVIKTENSGDFRSLTAIIAVGERRKKLGVPGEEEFNARGVSYCAPCDAPLFRDKVVAVMGGGDAAAQAALLLTNYASKIYLIHKRDRLRAQPHYQKLLNHEKIEILWNTIVKELRGDKALREAVIKRTDTGEEGVLKIDGIFIEIGAEPPAEFFKRIGLITTDDGYVKVNEAMETNIPGLFAAGDCTSAMPRGFKQIQIAAAHGAIAAYSAYNYILKLRGG, from the coding sequence GTGAAACTTGATTTAAGGAGAATCACGTTGGCCCAAGACGTCCTAGAAGCCGTTGGGAGCCAGTTGTTAGATGTAATTATAGTGGGGGGAGGTCCCGCAGGGCTTGCAGCCGCTATGTACGCCACACGTTTCGGTTTAAATACACTTATTATAACAGAAGATGTAGGCGGTCAGTTAACAAAGGCGGGGTTAATCGAGGATTACCTCGGCTTCCGAAGCGTACAAGGCCCCGAGTTAGCCAGAGTATTTGAATCTCACGTTAGGAAATACGGCGTCTCCATCCTATTGGATAAGGTAGAGGATATTCGGCGAGACGGCGGTAGTTTTGTTATTAAGACGGAGAACAGCGGAGATTTTCGTAGCTTAACGGCGATTATCGCCGTTGGGGAGCGTAGGAAAAAACTAGGCGTGCCAGGGGAGGAGGAGTTTAACGCAAGAGGGGTGAGTTACTGCGCCCCTTGCGACGCACCCCTCTTTAGAGATAAAGTGGTAGCCGTCATGGGCGGCGGCGACGCCGCGGCGCAAGCCGCCTTATTGCTCACAAATTACGCCTCGAAAATATATCTAATTCACAAAAGGGATAGACTGAGGGCTCAGCCGCATTATCAGAAGCTCTTAAACCACGAGAAAATTGAAATTTTGTGGAATACAATCGTAAAAGAGTTGCGTGGCGATAAGGCGCTTAGAGAGGCTGTAATAAAAAGGACGGATACCGGCGAGGAGGGGGTTTTGAAAATAGACGGAATTTTTATAGAAATCGGCGCGGAGCCGCCTGCGGAGTTTTTTAAAAGGATCGGCCTAATTACAACCGACGACGGATACGTTAAAGTAAACGAGGCGATGGAGACAAATATACCGGGTTTATTCGCCGCCGGCGATTGTACATCTGCAATGCCGAGGGGGTTTAAACAAATTCAAATAGCCGCCGCCCACGGCGCAATAGCCGCGTATTCGGCGTATAATTACATTTTAAAACTACGAGGCGGTTAA
- a CDS encoding Holliday junction resolvase-like protein, giving the protein MLEVILLFIVIVLALVLYHERAKVRLIQQEFEMQKRALEEQLRREIAAREELLRRELAVKEEQLRKEAELKLAEWIKEKEREIREDAIRRSVAVLLGRVGEQMAPLLMSRELNFDPRDCRYIGTPVDYVVFKGLSDRGEVEEILFVEVKTGKSSSLSERERAVRKAVENKRVRWVTYNLRGAVEKIGTFLERDIKSVVEGQMQERLRESAQSPAEKVPEPAIFSIENS; this is encoded by the coding sequence ATGTTAGAGGTAATTCTCCTCTTCATTGTAATAGTCCTGGCGCTCGTGCTCTACCACGAAAGGGCGAAAGTAAGACTAATCCAGCAAGAGTTTGAGATGCAGAAACGCGCCTTGGAGGAACAACTGAGGAGAGAGATCGCCGCCAGGGAGGAATTATTGAGGAGAGAACTCGCCGTCAAGGAGGAGCAGCTGAGGAAGGAGGCGGAGCTCAAACTCGCCGAGTGGATCAAGGAGAAGGAGCGGGAGATTAGAGAGGACGCCATCAGGAGGTCTGTGGCAGTTCTGCTGGGCAGAGTCGGCGAACAGATGGCGCCTCTCCTCATGTCCCGAGAGCTCAACTTCGACCCGAGGGACTGTAGGTACATCGGAACTCCCGTGGACTACGTCGTATTTAAGGGCCTCAGCGATAGGGGAGAGGTCGAGGAGATTTTGTTCGTGGAGGTGAAGACCGGCAAGTCATCGTCTCTGTCAGAGAGGGAGAGGGCTGTCAGAAAGGCCGTGGAGAACAAGAGGGTTAGGTGGGTTACGTATAATCTGAGAGGCGCTGTGGAAAAAATCGGCACATTTCTGGAGCGGGATATAAAGAGCGTAGTTGAGGGCCAAATGCAAGAGCGCCTGAGGGAAAGTGCTCAATCCCCCGCTGAGAAAGTCCCCGAGCCGGCAATTTTCTCCATTGAAAATTCATGA
- a CDS encoding YHS domain-containing protein, translated as MHKEIDPVCGMEVDPSTASYKTLYKGKVYYFCSSLCKEAFEKNPEHYLKHGPQGMPHHH; from the coding sequence ATGCACAAAGAAATTGACCCAGTATGCGGTATGGAGGTAGATCCCTCCACGGCAAGCTATAAAACTTTGTATAAGGGGAAGGTGTACTACTTCTGCTCCTCTCTGTGTAAAGAAGCATTTGAAAAAAACCCAGAGCATTACTTAAAACACGGGCCGCAAGGAATGCCGCACCACCACTAG